A region from the Arthrobacter roseus genome encodes:
- a CDS encoding zf-TFIIB domain-containing protein translates to MKCPLDGSTLVMSERSGIEIDYCPECRGVWLDRGELDKIIDRAAADSPAVPQPSPSASKQPMAAPPLPSPTLGSDRHGRGYHEERDDDRDGRYGMRGDDPRREQSRGYDKSRRRKKDSFLGDLFDF, encoded by the coding sequence ATGAAGTGTCCGTTGGATGGCAGCACTCTGGTGATGTCCGAGCGTAGTGGTATTGAGATTGATTACTGCCCGGAGTGCAGGGGTGTGTGGCTGGATCGAGGTGAGCTCGACAAGATCATCGACCGGGCGGCTGCCGATTCGCCCGCTGTTCCTCAGCCCAGTCCGTCTGCATCGAAGCAACCGATGGCCGCTCCTCCTCTTCCTTCGCCGACCCTCGGTTCAGACCGCCATGGGAGGGGTTATCACGAGGAGCGAGATGATGATCGAGACGGCAGGTACGGAATGAGAGGCGATGATCCACGGCGCGAACAATCCCGTGGTTACGATAAGTCTCGACGCCGCAAGAAGGACAGCTTTCTAGGCGATCTCTTCGACTTCTAG
- the rplI gene encoding 50S ribosomal protein L9, producing the protein MAKLILTQEITGLGTAGDVIEVKDGYARNYLLPRGFALMWTKGGEKQVESIQAARVAREHASLEDAQTQAAALSSKAVQLTVKAGASGRLFGTVKTADVAKAVEAAGLGTIDKRKVEIPTHIKSVGSYQANVRLHDDVAAVIDLEVVASK; encoded by the coding sequence ATGGCAAAGCTTATTCTGACCCAGGAAATTACCGGTCTCGGCACTGCCGGCGACGTCATCGAGGTAAAAGATGGTTACGCACGTAACTACCTTCTGCCCCGCGGTTTCGCCCTCATGTGGACCAAGGGTGGCGAGAAGCAGGTTGAGTCCATTCAGGCTGCCCGCGTTGCCCGTGAGCACGCTTCCCTTGAGGATGCTCAGACGCAGGCCGCCGCCCTGTCCTCCAAGGCTGTTCAGCTCACGGTCAAGGCCGGCGCGTCGGGACGTCTCTTCGGGACCGTGAAGACCGCCGACGTTGCGAAGGCTGTTGAGGCTGCTGGCCTCGGCACCATTGACAAGCGCAAGGTAGAGATTCCCACCCACATCAAGTCGGTTGGTTCCTACCAGGCAAACGTCCGCCTGCACGACGACGTGGCTGCTGTTATCGACCTTGAGGTCGTAGCCAGCAAGTGA
- the rpsR gene encoding 30S ribosomal protein S18 has protein sequence MAKAELRKPKPKSNPLKAADITVIDYKDVALLRKFISDRGKIRARRVTGVTVQEQRKIALAIKNAREVALLPYSGAGRG, from the coding sequence ATGGCTAAGGCTGAACTACGTAAGCCCAAACCAAAATCCAACCCCTTGAAGGCCGCTGACATCACTGTCATCGACTACAAGGATGTAGCGTTGCTGCGCAAGTTTATTTCCGATCGTGGAAAGATCCGTGCACGTCGCGTCACAGGCGTAACTGTGCAGGAACAGCGCAAAATCGCTCTGGCAATCAAGAACGCACGTGAAGTTGCGCTCCTGCCCTACTCCGGCGCTGGCCGCGGCTAA
- a CDS encoding single-stranded DNA-binding protein produces the protein MAGETIITVVGNLTNDPELRFTPSGSAVANFTIASTPRTFDKQSNEWKDGETLFLRASVWREAAENVAETLTKGTRVVAQGRLKSRSYETKEGEKRTSMEIEVDEIGPSLRYASAKISRNQRSGGGGGNFGGGGGNSNGGNAGNAGGQGGSSGGGWNNPGSNQGKPAEDPWATPGGNSGGWGNGPDSNEPPF, from the coding sequence ATGGCAGGCGAGACCATCATTACCGTCGTTGGTAATCTCACCAACGATCCGGAACTACGGTTCACCCCGTCAGGCTCAGCAGTGGCGAACTTCACCATTGCCTCCACACCCCGTACGTTCGACAAGCAGTCGAATGAGTGGAAGGACGGCGAAACGCTGTTCCTTCGCGCATCGGTGTGGCGCGAAGCTGCAGAAAACGTTGCGGAGACCCTGACAAAGGGCACCCGCGTCGTCGCGCAGGGCCGCCTCAAGTCACGTTCGTACGAAACTAAAGAAGGCGAAAAGCGTACTTCCATGGAAATCGAGGTGGACGAGATTGGTCCATCCCTTCGATACGCATCCGCGAAAATTTCCCGTAACCAGCGCTCCGGCGGTGGCGGAGGTAACTTTGGTGGCGGCGGAGGTAACAGCAACGGCGGCAATGCCGGCAACGCAGGCGGCCAGGGCGGAAGCTCTGGCGGTGGCTGGAACAATCCGGGGAGCAACCAGGGCAAGCCGGCTGAAGACCCATGGGCAACGCCCGGGGGCAACAGCGGGGGCTGGGGCAACGGCCCGGATTCCAACGAGCCACCCTTTTAA
- the rpsF gene encoding 30S ribosomal protein S6 codes for MRAYELMVIIDPDVEERTVEASLEKFLSVIRKDEGTVDKVDIWGRRRLAYEIQKKTEGIYAVVNFTSTPAAAAELDRQLGLNETIMRTKITRPEEQKVSAE; via the coding sequence ATGCGTGCATATGAACTGATGGTAATCATCGACCCAGACGTCGAAGAGCGTACCGTTGAAGCATCACTCGAGAAGTTCCTGAGCGTCATCCGCAAGGATGAAGGAACCGTCGATAAGGTCGATATCTGGGGACGTCGCCGGCTCGCGTATGAGATTCAGAAGAAGACCGAAGGCATTTACGCCGTCGTCAACTTCACGTCCACGCCCGCGGCAGCAGCTGAACTTGATCGCCAGCTTGGTCTCAACGAGACCATCATGCGGACCAAGATCACTCGCCCCGAGGAGCAGAAGGTTTCCGCCGAGTAA